One window of the Anopheles cruzii chromosome 2, idAnoCruzAS_RS32_06, whole genome shotgun sequence genome contains the following:
- the LOC128275949 gene encoding peroxidase-like, with protein sequence MLFDSDSGSTGGGSSTGGTTSSSGNGTTSSGSGSSTTPSGSGGGSSSSCPRSKYRNIEGLCSSRLVSSWGEAGQPFGRLVSPSYGDGVSSPVMMGNGSPFVSARNISFFVFGIDETSDPTSTILNTYFLQAIANDLAYPAENYTIKCCDKGSLVFSCNATQCAIPDGCDSVMIASDDPIYKFFNVQCLDYSRLLTAPQTQPPQPVKQINQATSLLDLSFLYGTTVEQNPSRMMSGGRLLAVRRNGTDWPVFNPTGCTRPQQDICFLVADNRSYVSPMSAMVQLLFFREHNRLALRLALLNPSWSDTTLFEEARRINIAQYQKIVYYEFLPRLLGRSNMVSNRLIFEGAGFTNDYSAFQDPSAIAEFANVVAPFMNSQLPGSIDINVTGTIESLRLSDLYPKLALLESNFAAFFGALSTQQTRLLDTSFTIEWKNFMFRGDNDVGKDLLALGIQRMRDFGFASYNVYRGQCGLASITTWEAYNATLKEPCFETINNLQAIYPTVLDLELFVGGAFEKPLPGSLLGPTFSCIVQQQFLRARTGDRYFFEAGGQDGSFTVAQLTEIRKISMARLMCSALPTILQIQADPFSPVGPSNPLVSCNNLPSVSLTPWVV encoded by the exons ATGTTGTTTGATAGCGATAGCGG tagtaccggtggcggcagtaGTACCGGTGGtactaccagcagcagtggtAATGGTACCAcgagttccggttccggtagtTCTACCACACCGAGTGGATCAGGAGGCGGATCGTCCAGCAGCTGTCCAAGGTCGAAGTATCGGAATATCGAAGGCCTCTGTAGCAGTCGGTTGGTTTCGAGCTGGGGCGAAGCTGGGCAACCGTTTGGTCGTCTAGTGTCACCGTCGTACGGGGACGGTGTCTCCAGTCCCGTCATGATGGGCAACGGAAGTCCGTTTGTCAGTGCACGGaacatttctttcttcgtGTTTGGCATAGACGAAACATCCGATCCCACGAGTACCATTTTGAACACTTACTTTCTTCAAGCAATTGCCAATGACTTGGCATACCCTGCCGAAAACTACACAATTAAGTGTTGCGACAAGGGTTCACTTGTCTTCAGCTGTAATGCGACACAATGCGCAATTCCGGATGGCTGCGATTCCGTAATGATTGCGTCCGATGATCCGATCTATAAATTTTTCAACGTGCAATGCTTAGACTATAGCCGCCTCTTAACGGCCCCACAAACGCAACCGCCCCAGCCCGTTAAGCAAATCAACCAAGCGACCAGTCTGTTGGACTTATCCTTCCTGTACGGTACAACCGTGGAGCAAAACCCCAGCCGGATGATGAGCGGTGGGCGATTGTTGGCGGTGCGGCGCAACGGAACCGATTGGCCAGTTTTCAATCCTACTGGCTGTACCAGACCACAGCAGGATATTTGCTTCCTGGTGGCGGACAACCGAAGCTACGTGTCCCCGATGTCGGCCATGGTACAATTGCTGTTCTTCCGCGAGCATAACCGGCTCGCATTGCGGTTGGCACTGTTGAACCCTTCATGGTCGGATACGACACTGTTCGAAGAGGCACGGCGCATTAACATTGCCCAGTACCAGAAAATCGTGTATTACGAATTCTTGCCCCGTTTGCTGGGCCGCTCGAACATGGTAAGCAACCGTCTGATATTCGAAGGGGCCGGCTTCACCAACGACTACAGTGCGTTCCAAGATCCTTCGGCAATCGCTGAGTTTGCAAATGTTGTGGCACCGTTTATGAATTCCCAGCTGCCCGGAAGCATAGA CATCAATGTAACGGGAACGATCGAATCACTGCGCCTGAGCGATTTGTATCCGAAACTGGCATTATTAGAAAGCAATTTTGCTGCCTTTTTCGGAGCCCTATCCACACAGCAAACGCGCCTACTAGACACCAGCTTCACTATCGAGTGGAAAAATTTCATGTTCCGAGGCGACAACGATGTGGGAAAAGACCTGCTGGCGCTGGGCATTCAACGAATGCGCGATTTCGGATTCGCTTCATACAACGTATACCGTGGTCAGTGCGGGCTTGCCTCGATTACCACGTGGGAGGCATATAATGCCACACTGAAAGAGCCTTGCTTCGAAACGATAAACAACCTGCAGGCCATCTACCCCACGGTGCTCGATCTTGAGCTGTTCGTTGGTGGTGCGTTCGAGAAGCCGTTACCTGGTTCCCTGCTGGGACCTACGTTTTCCTGTATCGTGCAGCAACAGTTCCTGCGGGCGCGCACAGGTGATCGGTACTTCTTCGAGGCCGGTGGCCAAGATGGTAGTTTCACCGTGGCGCAGTTGACAGAGATTCGAAAGATTAGCATGGCCCGTCTTATGTGCAGCGCACTGCCGACAATACTTCAGATTCAAGCGGATCCATTCAGTCCAGTCGGGCCGAGCAATCCTCTGGTTTCCTGCAATAATCTTCCGAGCGTCAGTCTGACTCCATGGGTTGTCTGA